Proteins encoded by one window of Rhea pennata isolate bPtePen1 unplaced genomic scaffold, bPtePen1.pri scaffold_45, whole genome shotgun sequence:
- the LOC134154814 gene encoding sperm acrosome membrane-associated protein 6-like, protein MGWQRVPLMLALVLWIPRDLGIRVEGPGWWRWVVLAPWIPGALPCLLCFGPPLQRAQLCRDVTGAPPGAPQHQCCLEALVQAVAPLASVIVGSGHREALQEIVIDALRLLEVQGGMEPFEVSLQKAVNGIWVKLRQLEEAPACVPPCGYQLAAHVFQCATCRLVDCQFPLDCPVQDVWTREGEAVMLHCVVPFATPLDLPITWMFAKDLRTQDLTLFEELQGGMEGPPTLVLQDPPLGTIACSLGAHAKTLARKYFFLNVSGGTMEAERGLQAQFRAVLRWPDVLDGELKDQKAYTNSGV, encoded by the exons ATGGGGTGGCAAAGGGTGCCTCTTATGCTGGCACTGGTCCTCTGGATCCCCAGGGACCTAGGTATCCGGGTGGAGGGGCCTGGGTGGTGGCGGTGGGTAGTCTTGGCCCCCTGGATCCCTGGGGCgctcccctgcctgctctgctttggTCCTCCCCTGCAGCGGGCCCAACTCTGCCGTGATGTAACTGGTGCCCCCCCTGGAGCTCCCCAACACCAGTGCTGCCTTGAAGCCCTCGTCCAGGCTGTTGCACCCCTTGCTTCTGTTATTGTGG GGTCAGGGCATCGTGAGGCTCTTCAGGAAATTGTAATTGATGCCCTACGCTTGCTGGAGGTTCAGGGGGGCATGG AACCCTTTGAGGTATCTCTGCAGAAGGCTGTTAATGGAATCTGGGTGAAGCTGAGACAGCTGGAGGAAG CTCCAGCCTGTGTCCCACCCTGTG GGTACCAGCTGGCTGCCCACGTCTTCCAGTGCGCAACCTGCCGTCTTGTGGACTGTCAGTTCCCCTTGGACTGCCCGG TACAGGATGTGTGGACTCGTGAGGGTGAAGCTGTCATGCTGCACTGTGTCGTGCCCTTTGCTACCCCCCTAGACCTGCCCATCACCTGGATGTTCGCCAAGGAT CTGCGCACACAGGACCTGACACTATTTGAAGAGCTGCAGGGGGGCATGGAAGGACCCCCCACCCTTGTCCTCCAGGACCCCCCTCTGGGAACCATCGCCTGCAGCCTGGGAGCCCACGCTAAGACCCTGGCCCGCAAGTACTTCTTCCTCAATG TGTCAGGAGGCACCATGGAGGCAGAACGGGGACTCCAGGCCCAGTTCAGGGCTGTGCTGCGCTGGCCTGACG